CATTTTAAACTGTAAAAAATGTAGTCTTAGACCTCAATATCCCCAGTTTGCATTTTTTCTACTAAAATACAGTTTGTCAACCTGAAAGTTGGTACTCCAACATCCTCACTCCCTTGCTGTCACAGTATTAGAAAGGTATACTAGAATGCTGGTGATAAACATCTGACACCCATCCCCAACACCTTTTAATGAGCTGAAATTGGCCTAATGTTTGTTAAAATTATATTGGTATGTCATAACTTTCTTATGGTGATGATTAGACTATTTGTCCGATATCTTaatgttttacctttttttttttttttttttgcagaccgCCTTTGGATCTTAATCATGGAatgatgggtcagtctgtggaGGGGACACCAGGAAAGCGCATTCGCAAGCCCTCTTTGCTTTATGAAGATTTTGAAGGTCCCAATATGACCTCAAATGTTTTTCACCACATGCCACAAGCAAATCCTCCACCTCCTGAGGTCAGCAATTCCAAAAAGCCTGGACGTTCCACTAATCAGCTGCAGTACTTGCACAAGGCTGTAATGAAGTCTTTGTGGAAGCACCAGTTCTCTTGGCCCTTTCGCCAGCCTGTGGATGCAGTAAAGCTGGGTTTACCGGTATGTACTTGGGTTAATACTTTAAATGTCTAACCTATATTAGCTGACTGGTAGAAGTGGGTTAGTCCGCTTATTGTATTTGCAGTCTTCCTCGCACAAACACAAGAAACTTTTTCACTGGGAAGTATCTTTATACTGCCTGATGACAGCTCTGAGATTTTGACAGCATTGAGGAATCTGGTGCTGAGAGGTTCAGGGTTCCACAGTGTTCGTGGATCTTGGTAGCGTGTAAAAGGTTTTTGAGGCTCAACTTAGTGTTGTGTATACCGTTTGTACAAGTGGAACTGCTTCTTATAAAAATTAACTGTGGCTACGGGTAATGCAATAATGGGATTAATTTCTAAATATTCTTGAAGTTACACTCTGATTATTGTGTAGGAAAGGTTACCTTTGATTCTAGCAGTTACTTATGCCCCATGTTCTCCTACCTACTTCCCATCCATTCCTACAAATGTATGGATGTTTTGATGCACGCCGCAAAGATGACGCTTCTAATGATGTAGCCGCCACCCTATATATTGTGAACTGGTTAATTATTTTGTGAAATGCGAATTTCCAATTAATGCGTTTTGCAGATCTGCACATCCATGAATTTGTACAGGACCCAAAGTGTGACAATATTAAACGCTACACATACTGAGATGTCTTGGATTAGAAGTATGAAGGTACATTAAACTGGTAGGTGTCCTATTCATTAGCTTTTAGAATAAAGTCATAATTTCCATTATGCCAATTGCCTCGCCAAGCTACATATTTGGCAGGGTTTCTCTGAAGCATTCAGTCAGTATGCCTCTGGCATGACCACCCAGGCAGCTTGCTGTCAAGCGGGCCAGAACTTAGGGCTACCATTTTGTTGAGTAGCTGTATTCGTGTGTCCGTGGAGGTGTGAAGGCTTTAGGTTGAATCTGCTGCTTCATGAATGCTGTGTAATTTGCTTCTTCATTAACAATCATGTGTTTAGGATTTTAAACCTGGTCTCCTGAGAAGTGCTTGTTAAGAATGTAACTGATATGCGTCtgtataagaaaagaaaaaagattatgcaggtgtatttttgtaatgtagtgcttggaattttttttattttatttattttttctcaaaaCCAGAGCTGTCATCGGGTCCCAAGTACAAAAAAGACTACTGTGTGTTTTCACAGGGTGCGCTTGCGCAGTCAAGGGTCTGCTGTACATTTCAGGGAAGAGGCAGCTGTTACTGGGACGGTAAACACGTGGGATATATGGGGCATCTATTTTACCAAGAGGAGTGAAATACAGCCTGCTTTTTTAATGTGGCTTAATAATTGTGTGCAGTGTACAGGGCAATGTCTCAAGTACAGAGGGGGGGAGCAAATTTTTGAAGCAACATGTCTAATAACGATCTCCTGGAATTTGTTTGTAATTACATTGTTCTTAGAATGTTTTTGTCTTGTAACACCAATACAGCATGTTATAGATTAATGTTATGGGGAGGGCTTTGACCGAATTCACAATTAGATTTTTGTTTTCCTCTTTGGTGTGCATTGTTCACTGCAGGATTATCATAAGATCATCAAATATCCGATGGATATGGGAACCATCAAGAAAAGACTAGAGAACAACTATTACTGGAGTGCACTAGAGTGTATGCAAGACTTCAACACTATGTTCACCAACTGTTACATCTACAATAAGGTGAGACCGCTGGGTGGTTAGaattacaatatattttatttttttaaactgtaccTAACCAACTGAGGATATATCTTGCTACAGCCAACTGATGACATAGTGTTGATGGCTCAGAGCTTAGAGAAGATGTTCCTGCAGAAAGTGGCACAGATGCCACAAGATGAGCAGGAGATTCCGAACACCTCTACAAAGAACAAACCAGTAAAGAGCCCCAAATCACCAGGTGAGTCTTTGAAAAGTTTCCATATCTTTGATGATCTTGTTGCTTCTTCAATCAAATGACATaggaaaagaaggggaaaatGTGGCTGAATATTTAAACTTTATTTCCCTCCGTAATAACAGGTGGTGTTACAACAGCTCATCAAGTGCCAGCTGTGTCATCCATGTTTCAGTCTTCGCTTTATCCAAGTTCCCCTGAAGTGCCCACCACCATCCTTAGCCTACCGCACCCGCCTGTGCTCTCCAGTCCTGTTCATAAGTCATTGCCTTCACAAACATTGCTACCGGTAGTGCCAGCAACAACTCAGCCGATTACTAAGGTATGTTAACTGACCTCAATAAATTTGTGCACATAAATGTATATAAGCTTTGTTTTATTGTGAATTGCCTAAtggttacattttaaaattcttACTTATTACTTCATAGTTGTGCAAATCTGTTTTTCTATTTCCAGAAGAAAGGTGTGAAACGGAAAGCAGACACTACAACACCAACCACAACTGCTATTATTGCCACCAGTGGAGACTCCTCCCCTATACCTCCTGAAACCAAACCTGCCAAAATTCCTGCACGACGGGAAAGTGGTCGTCCCATCAAGCCACCACGCAAGGATCTACCAGATTCCCAGCAGCATCAGACCTCTAAGAAGGGTAAATTATCAGAACAGCTGAAGTACTGCAATGGGATATTGAAAGATCTTCTCTCTAAGAAACATGCAGCCTATGCATGGCCTTTCTACAAACCTGTGGATGCATCAGCCTTGGGACTGCACGATTATCATGAAATCATCAAACACCCCATGGATCTAAGTACCATCAAGGTGAGAATCGGAGTATGGATGTTAActtactgaaaaaatatttaagtaCCTGAAAAGGCCAAAGACTTTATTTTTTAGGCCTCTGTTGTGTATGATAAAGTTTTACCTGGATCACTGACATTTTTTTGCAACAGAGAATTATGGAAGAAGATATAGCTTGTGTGGTCCCTGTTTGCTAGAGTTTGATATGAAGGGAACTGATGTACAAGGATTTGCAGACTGCTTTCCttattcgtttttttttcttcttggattgaGTTTGAAGTATTTTGAACTTTAGATTTCTGTATTGCTCAGTCACTTAGCAGGTATCACAGTGCAGATACAGGAGTATACTTCCCAGGGCATCTTAATATTTTGTTTACATATCCAGTTTATTCAACAACTTCAAAATGAAGTTATGTTGAATCTCTATTCTTCTATTTACTGTTATCAGCTTTGCCCCTTTGTCAGCTTAGATTGTGAAATaaaccttaaaaaaataataataaaaaaaaaattctccaatgcaatgtgtacTGTACCCAAACTAAGCTTGGTTGTGATGTCTGTTTGCTAAATCTTTACTATACATTGGAAAGAAAATGCTTCACATAGGGCAAACCTAAATTTGAACATAAACTAGATGACTTTTAAGTGTGGAATTACAATAGCTCATTAAGTGCCAGCTGTGTCATCCATGTCTCAGTCTTCACTTTATCCAAGTTCTCAAGAAGTGCCCACAACCATACCTTGCCTACAACACATACCTCTGCTCTCCAGTTCTGTTCATAAGTCATTGCCTTCACAAACCATGCTACCAGTAGTTTGAGTAGTGACCTTTTCTCCCATTAAGATATTCTGGGAAAATGTGTAATGTCTTTTTAGATTTGCTCTGCACCTGCTGCTTATGCCTATAATACTCTTTTTATAATATCTTGCAAAGTTGGACTGGTTAAAGGTGCATTATTCATTGGAACATCGTTTTGCAGAAAAAGATGGATAACAGGGAATTCCGTGATGCTCAAGAATTTGCAGGAGATGTGCGACTTATGTTCTCAAACTGTTATAAGTACAACCCTCCAGATCATGATGTTGTAGCAATGGCAAGAAAGTTGCAGGTAAGAGATTTACCATCACCAGTAGCGTTAAAATTACTTGATTACTTTGATTTAGTTAAATGTAACTTTTTGCCCCTTCTTCCTCAGGATGTGTTTGAATTTAGTTATGCCAAGATGCCAGATGAACCACTGGTGGTGAATCCTCCTTCAGCATCAACACAGCAGCCACCTTCGGATTCAAAGTCTTCCTCTGAATCATCAAGTGACAGCAGCAGTGAGAGTTCAGATGACAGTGAAAGCTCTGATGACTCTGAAGAGGAAAGAGCAAATAGGCTTGCTGAGCTGCAGGAACAGGTCAAGAATTTTAAACACTCCTTTCTGTGCAAAGTTGTAGCCTGTCACAATGCTATGCTTGTCACTATCGATTGATAAGAAATGTGAATAAAACTTTCTGGAATAAATTGATCAAATTGCTGACCTGGAGTTTTGTGTAGCTTTTCTAGTAAACCTATGACACTTGTGTGGCATCACAAGTTTACTGAATGAACAGGCTTCAGAATAGTCTTCAACGGATGACTTCAAAATAAAACCCAATAaatatccttaaaaaaaaaatggtatgtagCCACCAAGGTACAGGAAAAGGAACTTCATTAGCCTTAAGATACTGTACAGATTCCAGATGTAGCACTTGAATTTGTTCCTTGAAGATTATTTTCCATTTGACGTTTCTCTGTTTGATCAGATGTCTAAGCTAGATCAAAACTGTGTAGAATTTCCAAGTCCTCCaggttaggttttttttttttaaaaaaaaaaaaagctatgaaTGTATAGTGTGGTTTCCACAAagcttattatatataaatgcaaatatattTAATCTATACTTATCTTCCTACAGCTCAGAGCGGTGCATGAA
This DNA window, taken from Pelobates fuscus isolate aPelFus1 chromosome 9, aPelFus1.pri, whole genome shotgun sequence, encodes the following:
- the BRD2 gene encoding bromodomain-containing protein 2 isoform X1, whose protein sequence is METAVNPAFKRPPLDLNHGMMGQSVEGTPGKRIRKPSLLYEDFEGPNMTSNVFHHMPQANPPPPEVSNSKKPGRSTNQLQYLHKAVMKSLWKHQFSWPFRQPVDAVKLGLPDYHKIIKYPMDMGTIKKRLENNYYWSALECMQDFNTMFTNCYIYNKPTDDIVLMAQSLEKMFLQKVAQMPQDEQEIPNTSTKNKPVKSPKSPGGVTTAHQVPAVSSMFQSSLYPSSPEVPTTILSLPHPPVLSSPVHKSLPSQTLLPVVPATTQPITKKKGVKRKADTTTPTTTAIIATSGDSSPIPPETKPAKIPARRESGRPIKPPRKDLPDSQQHQTSKKGKLSEQLKYCNGILKDLLSKKHAAYAWPFYKPVDASALGLHDYHEIIKHPMDLSTIKKKMDNREFRDAQEFAGDVRLMFSNCYKYNPPDHDVVAMARKLQDVFEFSYAKMPDEPLVVNPPSASTQQPPSDSKSSSESSSDSSSESSDDSESSDDSEEERANRLAELQEQLRAVHEQLAALSQGPISKPKKKRERKEKKKKKKSDKRKGKEDDEWQSSKSKQSQSKKSKKSGSGGTTTSSSSNTPAVSKSSKKSSSKSLPLLPPVLYDSEEEEECKPMTYDEKRQLSLDINKLPGEKLGRVVHIIQSREPSLRDSNPEEIEIDFETLKPSTLRELERYVMSCLRKKPRKPYAPLNSVLSPALKKTVGKTKEEIALEKKRELEKRLQDVSGQLNSAKKPPKKAHEKVESAQQVSVSRLSASSSSSDSDSSSSSTSSSSDTSDSDSS
- the BRD2 gene encoding bromodomain-containing protein 2 isoform X2 — encoded protein: MMGQSVEGTPGKRIRKPSLLYEDFEGPNMTSNVFHHMPQANPPPPEVSNSKKPGRSTNQLQYLHKAVMKSLWKHQFSWPFRQPVDAVKLGLPDYHKIIKYPMDMGTIKKRLENNYYWSALECMQDFNTMFTNCYIYNKPTDDIVLMAQSLEKMFLQKVAQMPQDEQEIPNTSTKNKPVKSPKSPGGVTTAHQVPAVSSMFQSSLYPSSPEVPTTILSLPHPPVLSSPVHKSLPSQTLLPVVPATTQPITKKKGVKRKADTTTPTTTAIIATSGDSSPIPPETKPAKIPARRESGRPIKPPRKDLPDSQQHQTSKKGKLSEQLKYCNGILKDLLSKKHAAYAWPFYKPVDASALGLHDYHEIIKHPMDLSTIKKKMDNREFRDAQEFAGDVRLMFSNCYKYNPPDHDVVAMARKLQDVFEFSYAKMPDEPLVVNPPSASTQQPPSDSKSSSESSSDSSSESSDDSESSDDSEEERANRLAELQEQLRAVHEQLAALSQGPISKPKKKRERKEKKKKKKSDKRKGKEDDEWQSSKSKQSQSKKSKKSGSGGTTTSSSSNTPAVSKSSKKSSSKSLPLLPPVLYDSEEEEECKPMTYDEKRQLSLDINKLPGEKLGRVVHIIQSREPSLRDSNPEEIEIDFETLKPSTLRELERYVMSCLRKKPRKPYAPLNSVLSPALKKTVGKTKEEIALEKKRELEKRLQDVSGQLNSAKKPPKKAHEKVESAQQVSVSRLSASSSSSDSDSSSSSTSSSSDTSDSDSS
- the BRD2 gene encoding bromodomain-containing protein 2 isoform X3, which translates into the protein MDMGTIKKRLENNYYWSALECMQDFNTMFTNCYIYNKPTDDIVLMAQSLEKMFLQKVAQMPQDEQEIPNTSTKNKPVKSPKSPGGVTTAHQVPAVSSMFQSSLYPSSPEVPTTILSLPHPPVLSSPVHKSLPSQTLLPVVPATTQPITKKKGVKRKADTTTPTTTAIIATSGDSSPIPPETKPAKIPARRESGRPIKPPRKDLPDSQQHQTSKKGKLSEQLKYCNGILKDLLSKKHAAYAWPFYKPVDASALGLHDYHEIIKHPMDLSTIKKKMDNREFRDAQEFAGDVRLMFSNCYKYNPPDHDVVAMARKLQDVFEFSYAKMPDEPLVVNPPSASTQQPPSDSKSSSESSSDSSSESSDDSESSDDSEEERANRLAELQEQLRAVHEQLAALSQGPISKPKKKRERKEKKKKKKSDKRKGKEDDEWQSSKSKQSQSKKSKKSGSGGTTTSSSSNTPAVSKSSKKSSSKSLPLLPPVLYDSEEEEECKPMTYDEKRQLSLDINKLPGEKLGRVVHIIQSREPSLRDSNPEEIEIDFETLKPSTLRELERYVMSCLRKKPRKPYAPLNSVLSPALKKTVGKTKEEIALEKKRELEKRLQDVSGQLNSAKKPPKKAHEKVESAQQVSVSRLSASSSSSDSDSSSSSTSSSSDTSDSDSS